The genomic segment GACGTTGTCCACGGAAGTTCTCCTGCGTTTCGCGCTTTAACAACCCTTATTCGCGTTGTGACCGGCTCGATCACATTCACGGTGAAAAGCGTACCCCGGCTGAAGCCGCCTTGCTATCGCCCGTTCGTCGAGAATCGGTTATTTCAACAGGTGGTCAGTTCGAGACATTCGAGAGACAAGACAAATTGACGCTCGGGGCGGCCGTTTGCCAGGTATGGGACAAGTTGTCGATTCGAATTCGACGTTTTTCATTCGGCAGGAAACCGCATGAACTCGCAGAATGCCTATCGCACGGATCTGCCGACGGACGAGCTGACGGCATGCGTCTCGCAGGCGCTGGGGCGGCAGTGTACGCTGAAAAAGATCAGTGGTTATCTGAACCGCACCGAAGTCTTCAACGTCAATGACAATGATGCTGTCGTGAAAATCTATCATCATGCGCCTCTGTCGAAATTCGCGCGCGAGCGATCGGCGTATCAGTTGCTTCGCGGAACCAACCTTCCGCTTGCTCGGTTTCTGGCACAGGGATTTTTGACGGATGGAACACCCTGGATTGCCCTCAGTTCTCTTCAAGGACAGTGTCCCGACGCCAGTGCAGAATTGATGACAGCTGAGCAATCGGTCGAGTTCTTCCGGCAGTGGGGGGGCATCGCGCGGACACTGCACGGTATCGCCGACGATCCCACACAAACGATCGACGCGATTATGAGACCTGAAGCGAGCTGTTTTCCAGAATCACTCCAGCGCTATCTCGATTGTCGCGATGCCGCTTTGCAGAGACCGGGGCCGTTTCATCAGCTCATGGTCAGTGCCGCGAACACGATGGATGCTGTGGTCAAACGGATCACGGGTCCGGCTGAACCCCGTTTCGTCCACGGTGATTTTTCCTCACGAAACGCTTTGGTCGATCTGCACGGCCAGGGTGTCACTGTCAGCGGTCTCTTGGACTTCGAGAGATGCCGATTCGGTGACCCGGCACAGGACCTAGCGGACATGTGGTTCAAGGATCTGTGTGGCGACAGGCATCGTCATGCGGCATTTGTTTGTGGTTACGGTCCGTTCGAAGTCGGTTTTGATGACCGTGTGCATTGGCACCTGCTGGGACTGATGTTTGAGATCGCCTCGTGGGCACCGGAACGTGATCCCGTCTACTTTCAGCGGGCAATGCAGATGCTGAAGGCGATTGCGATCGGTCGGCCCCTGTTTTTTGAATCGCGATGACCACGATCATTCAGTTCAAGGGCAGGATATTGCACGTATTGGACTCGTGTTCAAAGTGAAGTTCGAGTGTGCCGGCATCGAGTTGACGAAGCACGAGTGCAATCCGGGGCTCGACCAAAGAATGGTCCGTGCCATCGCGGGTGACAAACTCTTCCACGATCGCGCGAAGGGTAGCCGGGACCAATTGTCGATGTGGAATGCGCATGCAACCCGTCTCTTCCCTACCTGGACAGCGTGTCTGCCCTCGTTCCAAATCACCGGAATCGTGGTCTGATTTGATACACGTGGGAAATTGTAAGCTGAAGAGCCTCAATGAAATAGGGTGTTTCGCGGTGCAGGAACTGGGTATGATGTGTATTCCATGCCGCGTAATGGCGAGCAAATGGGTATGATAGTGTGTGGTGTCTGCTGTTCTTTGAGAGCGGCAGATCCGTTTGGAAATCCGTTTTGCGTGGTCCTTTTCGTGTCGCTGTCAGGCGACGGGGGGAAGGAACTGCGACGGGGTACGTGGCCAGGATCGAGCACAACTGGATGCCGACAACAAAGGAAGACGCCAAGATCAACATGATGAGTTATACGATGTTGACGGAGCGGGAAGAAAAGCATTTGACGACTCTGGAATCGGGAGTCCTCCGTTTCGTTGTCAAAGTGTTAGCGAGTACGCAAAGGCCCATTTGGACCGGCGGTACGGCTGGCGAAGGGCGAATGATTCGACTGGTCGTTCCCGGGCAGATGCCACCGGTGATCCTCGAATTGTCGCCGAGTGAGATTCCCAGTTTAACGGAGAGCTCACTCGCCGCGATGTTGAACGCACAGATCTCACGTCAGGTCAAATGACGAATGTCACTGTCAGTGACCAGTTCCTGACATCGATCGCTGACAGTCATTCGATGCCTGACAGGGGTCTTGTGATGACGATTTCGACGAACCCCTTCCACAGGCAAGTTGTTCTGCGGAAGGGCCGTTCATCGGTCTATTGATCCGGGATTGGGTCTACTCAATCTTGCCGCTCGTGCGTCTTCGTCGACCGCTGAGCAGGTAGATCTCGGATCGGACCGCGGTCAGGGGGTCGCCCGCCGAATCAATGCCATCGACACGGGGCACAGGGTCGAAGATGACTTTCCGTTGTTCAGGGGCCAACTCGTCCACGCGGGCGGTGATGGTCACTGTTCCAAGTTTAAGTTGTTTCCGACTTTCGGGCCAAACTTTTGTTGCGTCGGTGACGTCGTCCGTCGGCTCGGCCAATTGAACCATGACATCGAATTTCACCGGGCTCTGGGCGAGTCGCTGTGAGAATTCGGCAGACAGAAAATCGGTGGGCTTCTTGGCAGCTTCTTCGGCAGTCAAGACTTCAATGGCGGCATGGGGACGTATCTGGAAACGACCAAACTGGCTTTGGCCCCCAGCATTGGTGAATTGGAATGCCGTCATTGCGAAGTACTTCTGCGAGGCATAGCTTTTGGGAATCGGCTTGGGTGCCTCGGCGAACGCCTTTGCAGCGGGATGCGACGCGAGAAAGGCGGCGATCGGCGGCGGTTCTGGACTGCCGGGACCACTGGCAGCGACGGCTCGCAGAAATTCCAGAAACTCCTCACCCGTCCGTGCCGCGAATCCATTGTGCGAGTGTGCGACGATGTCGGTATGAACGTGATCGGCCAGATGGAATCGGATCGCCATTCCCTGGGGGCTCGATCCTTTCGCATCATTTTCGGCGATGGTGGGGACACCTGCCGACACGGAAAACCGAACTGTCACC from the Schlesneria paludicola DSM 18645 genome contains:
- a CDS encoding catalase family peroxidase, with the translated sequence MPSKLTTDLLDVLDTLAGGVHAGFRPAHAHGVMYSGMFAPTPEAATLTRAPHAVRESTPVTVRFSVSAGVPTIAENDAKGSSPQGMAIRFHLADHVHTDIVAHSHNGFAARTGEEFLEFLRAVAASGPGSPEPPPIAAFLASHPAAKAFAEAPKPIPKSYASQKYFAMTAFQFTNAGGQSQFGRFQIRPHAAIEVLTAEEAAKKPTDFLSAEFSQRLAQSPVKFDVMVQLAEPTDDVTDATKVWPESRKQLKLGTVTITARVDELAPEQRKVIFDPVPRVDGIDSAGDPLTAVRSEIYLLSGRRRRTSGKIE
- a CDS encoding YheU family protein, which encodes MRIPHRQLVPATLRAIVEEFVTRDGTDHSLVEPRIALVLRQLDAGTLELHFEHESNTCNILPLN
- a CDS encoding phosphotransferase family protein; translated protein: MNSQNAYRTDLPTDELTACVSQALGRQCTLKKISGYLNRTEVFNVNDNDAVVKIYHHAPLSKFARERSAYQLLRGTNLPLARFLAQGFLTDGTPWIALSSLQGQCPDASAELMTAEQSVEFFRQWGGIARTLHGIADDPTQTIDAIMRPEASCFPESLQRYLDCRDAALQRPGPFHQLMVSAANTMDAVVKRITGPAEPRFVHGDFSSRNALVDLHGQGVTVSGLLDFERCRFGDPAQDLADMWFKDLCGDRHRHAAFVCGYGPFEVGFDDRVHWHLLGLMFEIASWAPERDPVYFQRAMQMLKAIAIGRPLFFESR